A single Lactuca sativa cultivar Salinas chromosome 8, Lsat_Salinas_v11, whole genome shotgun sequence DNA region contains:
- the LOC111906635 gene encoding uracil-DNA glycosylase, mitochondrial gives MRTTFVILCGTNWILKDGSVTVSLVDFCAFLASRNKIWNHHYASLYSRLTFPAIILQKNPLFFTNPNHKMASAKAITDFFPPAKRSKVVAAAASSLESSSKKSILSVSQKPTTNAVPFPSTTPESVDGSGVQLSPSSNLNEEQKLRVQFNQSLAKAKRNLKICAGRVSKSTSGEGLGSMKLEELLVEETWLEALPGEFQKPYAKKLSEFVKAEIQSPIPIYPPQHLIFNALNSTPFDKVKAVIIGQDPYHGPGQAMGLSFSVPEGIKVPSSLVNIYKELQQDLQCLIPSHGNLERWAVQGVLLLNAVLTVRQHQANSHAKKGWEQFTDSVIETISRKKKGIVFLLWGNYAQAKSRLIDESKHHILKAAHPSGLSAHRGFFGCRHFSRTNRILEEAATSPIDWQL, from the exons ATGCGAACCACTTTTGTAATTTTGTGTGGAACAAATTGGATCCTAAAAGATGGAAGTGTTACCGTCTCCCTAGTCGATTTCTGTGCGTTCTTGGCTTCTCGCAACAAAATCTGGAACCATCATTATGCGTCTCTATATTCGCGCCTCACATTTCCCGCCATAATACTCCAGAAAAACCCTCTGTTCTTCACAAATCCTAACCACAAAATGGCTTCCGCGAAAGCCATTACAGATTTCTTCCCACCGGCAAAACGCTCCAAAGTAGTAGCGGCAGCAGCCTCGTCCCTGGAATCTTCTTCAAAAAAAAGTATCCTTTCGGTTTCCCAAAAACCCACCACAAACGCCGTTCCATTTCCATCTACCACACCAGAATCGGTTGACGGTAGTGGAGTTCAGCTTTCACCTTCGTCGAATCTCAACGAGGAACAGAAACTTAGGGTTCAGTTCAATCAATCCCTAGCGAAAGCCAAACGTAATCTCAAAATTTGTGCTGGGAGAGTCTCGAAATCCACTTCAG GCGAGGGTTTAGGGTCTATGAAACTGGAAGAACTATTGGTGGAAGAGACATGGTTGGAAGCCCTTCCCGGAGAGTTTCAAAAACCCTATGCCAAGAAATTGAGTGAATTTGTAAAGGCTGAAATACAAAGCCCCATACCAATCTACCCTCCTCAACATCTGATCTTCAATGCTCTGAATTCAACCCCATTTGACAAGGTCAAAGCTGTCATCATCGGTCAG GATCCATATCATGGACCTGGTCAAGCCATGGGCCTTTCTTTCTCTGTTCCAGAAGGTATAAAAGTACCTTCAAGCTTGGTAAACATATACAAGGAACTTCAACAGGATTTGCAGTGTTTAATACCTTCTCATGGGAATTTGGAACGATGGGCTGTACAG GGTGTTCTGTTGCTCAACGCTGTTCTCACTG TTAGGCAGCATCAAGCAAATTCTCATGCAAAGAAAGGGTGGGAACAGTTTACTGATTCTGTAATTGAGACAATTTCTAGAAAGAAAAAAGGAATTGTTTTCCTTCTTTGGGGAAACTATGCTCAAGCAAAATCCAG GTTGATTGATGAAAGCAAGCACCATATTCTGAAAGCAGCACATCCTTCTGGTTTATCTGCTCATAGGGGATTCTTTGGATGCAG ACATTTTTCTCGTACCAATAGAATCTTGGAGGAAGCAGCTACTTCTCCCATTGATTGGCAACTTTAA